Proteins encoded by one window of Nitrospiraceae bacterium:
- the murI gene encoding glutamate racemase, with the protein MTDKNSPIGVFDSGIGGLTVLKEIFRSLPEESTIYLGDTARVPYGIRSPETVMRYSFENTQFLVSKGIKLLVIACNTVSSISLDAIRDKVSIPVIGVIEPGAYAAFKTTKNKKIGIIGTEATIQSNAYKKAVNAIDSRIEVTGIPCPMFVPLVEEGWTDGAIAEMIAEEYLKFIKQRGIDTLVLGCTHYPLLKNVISKVMGNSVSLIDSAVETAKNTSDVLTNKTIKAFSGGKVYREFYVTDSPERFIKVGERFLEQKIEHIEKINLGG; encoded by the coding sequence ATGACAGACAAGAACAGTCCGATCGGAGTTTTTGATTCTGGAATCGGAGGTCTCACAGTTTTAAAAGAAATATTCAGGTCGCTTCCTGAAGAAAGCACAATATATCTCGGAGATACTGCAAGAGTTCCTTACGGCATAAGGTCTCCTGAGACTGTAATGAGATATTCATTCGAGAATACGCAGTTTCTTGTCTCGAAAGGAATAAAGCTGCTTGTAATTGCATGCAACACTGTATCATCAATCAGCCTTGATGCGATAAGGGATAAAGTATCCATACCTGTTATAGGAGTTATCGAACCCGGAGCTTATGCAGCTTTCAAGACTACGAAAAATAAAAAGATAGGAATTATTGGAACAGAGGCAACAATACAAAGTAATGCTTATAAAAAAGCGGTAAATGCTATTGACAGCAGGATTGAGGTTACAGGAATACCCTGCCCCATGTTTGTGCCTCTGGTTGAAGAAGGATGGACCGATGGAGCTATTGCAGAAATGATCGCAGAAGAATATTTAAAATTCATAAAACAGAGGGGAATTGATACCTTAGTGCTTGGATGTACACATTATCCATTGCTTAAGAATGTAATTTCAAAGGTAATGGGAAACAGTGTCAGCCTCATCGACTCTGCTGTTGAAACAGCAAAAAACACATCAGATGTTTTAACGAATAAAACAATTAAAGCATTTTCAGGGGGAAAGGTATACAGAGAATTTTATGTAACAGACTCTCCTGAAAGATTTATAAAAGTAGGCGAAAGATTTCTTGAACAAAAGATTGAACATATAGAAAAGATAAACCTAGGAGGATAG
- the rph gene encoding ribonuclease PH produces MRPDNRKNSELRQLKITRNFVDSADGSVFIEMGKTRVICTASLEEKVPQFLKDQKRGWVTAEYSMLPKSSQIRIFRESTAGKIGGRTHEIQRFIGRALRSVVNLEMLGERTVWIDCDVIQADGSTRTASITGAFICMADALNNAYKRGIIQKLPLRDYLAAVSVGVVNGEPVLDLTYVEDSNAEVDMNVVMTGSEKIVEVQGAAEGMPFSKKTLDELILLASSGIKELIEIQRSLLEIDNNILSF; encoded by the coding sequence ATGAGGCCTGATAACAGAAAAAACTCAGAGCTGAGGCAGCTTAAGATAACAAGGAATTTTGTGGACAGCGCTGACGGTTCTGTATTTATCGAGATGGGAAAAACAAGGGTTATCTGCACAGCATCTCTGGAAGAAAAAGTTCCTCAGTTTCTTAAAGACCAGAAAAGAGGATGGGTGACTGCAGAATACTCAATGCTTCCCAAATCATCACAGATAAGAATATTCAGGGAATCAACTGCTGGAAAGATCGGCGGAAGGACTCATGAAATTCAGCGTTTTATTGGAAGGGCATTGAGGTCGGTTGTTAATCTGGAGATGCTTGGTGAAAGAACAGTCTGGATAGACTGCGATGTTATACAGGCAGACGGAAGCACAAGGACAGCAAGCATTACAGGGGCATTCATATGCATGGCTGATGCATTAAATAATGCTTATAAGAGGGGAATCATACAAAAACTGCCGCTTAGGGATTACCTTGCAGCAGTAAGTGTTGGGGTTGTCAACGGCGAACCTGTTCTTGATCTGACATATGTAGAGGATTCCAATGCAGAGGTTGACATGAACGTAGTAATGACAGGAAGCGAGAAAATAGTCGAGGTACAGGGCGCTGCAGAAGGAATGCCTTTTTCAAAAAAAACACTGGATGAATTAATTCTTCTCGCATCAAGCGGGATAAAAGAACTCATCGAAATTCAAAGAAGCTTGCTAGAAATCGACAATAACATTCTCTCCTTTTAG
- the ftsH gene encoding ATP-dependent zinc metalloprotease FtsH yields the protein MLNKYRSLFVWFLMIATMILIFNFLSVPKKAEEEVIFSDFMSKVDSGEVDEVIIKENQIIGRFKNTKRFKVFLPEYPDLVKDLRAKKVKITVKIPEQNPWYWNLLLSWGPIILLVFLWVMFMRQMQSGGNKALSFGKSRAKLVSDKAVKITFADVAGIEEAKEEVQEIIDFLKSPQKFSKLGGKIPKGVLLVGAPGTGKTLLAKAIAGEASVPFFSISGSDFVEMFVGVGASRVRDLFEQAKKSAPCIVFIDEIDAVGRHRGAGLGGGHDEREQTLNQLLVEMDGFEGTEGVILIAATNRPDVLDPALLRPGRFDRQVVVPVPDVKGRLEILKVHAKNIPLDENVKLEVIARGTPGFSGADLANLVNEAALLAARKSKSNVDMSDIEFAKDKVMMGAERKSMIISDTEKKNTAYHEAGHALVAKFTPGTDPIHKVSIIPRGRALGVTQQLPIDDKYTYSKDYLTNTLKVLLGGRAAEEIALHHMTTGAGNDLERATDLARRMVTEWGMSEKLGPLTFGKKEEQIFLGREIARHKDYSEKIAEEIDEEVKHLVMSAYEDAKGLLINNVDILEKFASTLLEKETVNASEIDEIVESVKSPKTEAEIAPE from the coding sequence ATATTGAATAAGTACAGAAGTCTCTTCGTCTGGTTTTTAATGATAGCAACAATGATTCTCATCTTTAACTTTTTGAGCGTACCAAAAAAAGCTGAAGAAGAGGTAATATTTTCTGATTTTATGTCAAAGGTTGATTCAGGAGAGGTCGATGAAGTTATCATAAAGGAAAATCAAATTATAGGCCGTTTTAAAAATACAAAAAGATTTAAAGTGTTTCTTCCGGAATATCCTGACCTTGTAAAAGATTTGCGTGCTAAAAAAGTAAAAATAACAGTTAAAATCCCTGAACAAAACCCATGGTACTGGAATCTGCTTCTTTCATGGGGACCGATAATTCTGCTGGTATTTCTATGGGTAATGTTTATGCGCCAAATGCAGAGTGGAGGAAACAAGGCTTTATCATTTGGTAAAAGCAGGGCAAAGCTTGTATCTGACAAGGCAGTGAAGATAACATTTGCGGATGTTGCCGGGATCGAAGAAGCAAAAGAAGAAGTGCAGGAGATAATAGATTTTCTGAAATCTCCGCAAAAGTTCTCTAAGCTTGGCGGAAAGATCCCGAAAGGCGTACTTCTTGTCGGCGCTCCCGGAACAGGAAAAACCTTGCTTGCAAAAGCGATAGCAGGAGAGGCAAGTGTGCCTTTTTTTTCAATATCAGGTTCGGATTTTGTCGAGATGTTTGTCGGAGTGGGTGCATCAAGAGTAAGAGATTTATTTGAACAAGCAAAGAAAAGCGCTCCGTGCATTGTTTTTATAGATGAGATAGATGCTGTTGGACGACACAGGGGCGCGGGACTTGGAGGAGGTCATGATGAAAGAGAACAGACACTCAACCAGCTCCTTGTAGAAATGGACGGCTTTGAAGGAACTGAGGGTGTAATTTTAATTGCTGCAACAAACCGACCTGATGTGCTTGACCCTGCACTCCTGAGACCAGGACGTTTTGACAGACAGGTAGTTGTGCCTGTGCCTGATGTCAAAGGAAGACTTGAGATATTAAAAGTACATGCTAAGAATATCCCTCTTGATGAGAATGTAAAGCTTGAAGTTATTGCAAGAGGAACACCCGGTTTTTCAGGCGCAGACCTTGCAAATCTCGTAAATGAGGCTGCCCTGCTTGCTGCCAGAAAATCAAAATCAAATGTTGATATGAGTGATATTGAATTTGCAAAAGACAAGGTTATGATGGGCGCTGAAAGAAAAAGCATGATAATAAGCGATACTGAGAAAAAAAATACCGCCTACCATGAAGCAGGACACGCTCTTGTCGCAAAATTTACCCCTGGCACTGATCCAATACACAAAGTAAGTATCATCCCTCGAGGAAGAGCTTTGGGTGTTACACAGCAGCTTCCGATCGATGACAAATACACTTATTCAAAAGACTACTTAACAAACACGCTTAAGGTTCTTCTAGGAGGCAGGGCTGCTGAAGAAATTGCTCTTCATCACATGACAACCGGCGCTGGAAATGACCTTGAACGCGCAACAGATCTGGCAAGAAGAATGGTCACTGAATGGGGAATGAGCGAAAAACTTGGGCCGCTCACGTTCGGCAAAAAAGAAGAACAGATTTTCCTTGGCAGAGAGATTGCAAGACATAAGGATTACAGTGAAAAGATTGCAGAAGAGATAGATGAAGAGGTTAAGCATTTAGTAATGAGCGCTTATGAAGATGCAAAGGGACTTCTCATAAACAATGTTGACATCCTTGAAAAATTTGCAAGCACTCTGCTTGAAAAAGAGACTGTAAATGCTTCAGAGATCGATGAAATTGTAGAGAGTGTTAAGAGCCCAAAGACTGAAGCCGAGATTGCGCCTGAATAA
- a CDS encoding nitroreductase, which yields MDTIECVKTRLSVRRFKPEPVSKNMLFEIIDAARHSPSYKNSQPWEIIIVSGKKKEELSKLLIEIFEKGIEAEPDMPEPKTWPSDIEARIQDNLNKRGLKLGIDLNSPEVRKKAKILNFKFYNAPHGIFIFQDASLTQWSIMDAGMFAQSLMLAAHAKGLGTVPQAFLTDYSKQIKKFLAIPDSKRLLLGISIGYPQVLDASKIFTSERIDANKFSRWIE from the coding sequence ATGGATACAATCGAATGTGTCAAAACCAGATTAAGCGTAAGGAGATTCAAACCTGAGCCTGTGTCAAAAAATATGCTTTTTGAAATAATTGATGCTGCTAGACATAGTCCTTCATACAAGAACAGCCAGCCATGGGAAATTATTATTGTTTCAGGAAAAAAGAAAGAAGAATTGTCCAAACTTCTGATAGAAATTTTTGAAAAAGGTATAGAGGCGGAACCTGACATGCCTGAACCTAAAACATGGCCCTCTGATATCGAAGCAAGGATACAGGATAATCTTAATAAAAGAGGGCTCAAGCTCGGGATTGACTTAAATTCTCCTGAAGTAAGAAAAAAAGCAAAAATCTTAAACTTCAAGTTTTATAACGCGCCTCATGGAATTTTTATTTTTCAAGACGCATCTCTGACTCAATGGTCTATTATGGATGCAGGCATGTTCGCACAAAGCCTTATGCTTGCAGCACACGCTAAAGGGCTGGGAACTGTGCCTCAGGCATTTCTCACGGATTATTCAAAACAAATTAAAAAATTTCTTGCTATCCCTGATTCCAAAAGACTTCTTCTTGGAATCTCCATAGGGTATCCTCAAGTTCTTGATGCATCAAAGATTTTTACAAGCGAGAGAATAGATGCAAATAAATTTTCACGCTGGATTGAATAA
- the folP gene encoding dihydropteroate synthase — protein MKIEWLDFSLDFTKKTYIMGILNVTPDSFSDGGSFFDKNTAVKRAVQMVEDGADIIDIGGESTRPGAEPVELEEEIRRTIPVIELIAKKINIPVSIDTYKSEVARRAVDAGASIINDISGLRYDKKMSEIAAKQNIPVVIMHMKGRPKDMQQAPSYEALIPEIMDYFRQSIDIALKSGIPQDKIIIDPGIGFGKNFDHNLEIINRLSEFRLLGKPLLIGHSRKAFIGEILDNAPVSQRLYGTAAVAAISILNGANIIRAHDVKEMADVVKVADAVLREKINQ, from the coding sequence TTGAAAATTGAATGGCTTGACTTCTCGCTTGATTTCACAAAAAAAACTTACATTATGGGCATACTTAATGTAACTCCTGATTCATTTTCTGACGGAGGCAGTTTCTTTGACAAGAATACTGCAGTAAAACGTGCAGTGCAGATGGTTGAAGACGGAGCTGACATTATAGACATCGGAGGCGAATCCACCAGACCCGGTGCTGAACCTGTTGAGCTTGAAGAGGAGATAAGAAGAACAATCCCTGTTATTGAGTTGATAGCAAAAAAAATAAACATTCCTGTTTCTATAGATACATATAAGTCAGAAGTTGCAAGAAGAGCTGTTGATGCAGGAGCTTCCATTATTAATGACATAAGCGGATTGAGATATGATAAAAAGATGTCCGAAATTGCGGCAAAGCAAAATATTCCTGTAGTTATAATGCATATGAAAGGCAGACCCAAAGATATGCAGCAAGCTCCGTCTTATGAGGCGCTTATACCTGAGATAATGGACTATTTCAGACAGAGCATTGATATTGCTTTAAAATCCGGGATTCCACAAGACAAGATCATAATAGATCCCGGTATTGGTTTTGGAAAAAACTTCGATCATAATCTTGAAATAATAAACAGGCTCAGCGAGTTCAGACTGCTGGGCAAGCCGCTGCTTATAGGACATTCAAGAAAGGCATTTATCGGAGAGATACTTGATAATGCCCCTGTTTCTCAAAGACTCTATGGCACTGCTGCTGTTGCTGCGATCTCAATTCTAAATGGAGCAAATATAATAAGAGCACATGATGTTAAGGAAATGGCTGATGTCGTTAAAGTTGCAGACGCTGTTTTGAGAGAAAAAATTAACCAATAA
- a CDS encoding OmpH family outer membrane protein, with amino-acid sequence MKKIFLLILIAGMLFAVSALAADKIGFINIQRVVLESEAGKKAKIDLETLEKSKKSILDEKLKAMGKIEDELKKQSSVLSADAKKSKEEELERMKRDIQRLVADIREELQKKEAELTESILKEAVEIIDAFGKENDYSMIVRSEVVIHAKKDIDLTDIIINKLNESKGMKSETKEKTKSKSKSKK; translated from the coding sequence ATGAAAAAGATTTTTTTACTAATATTGATTGCAGGAATGTTATTCGCAGTTAGTGCGCTTGCTGCTGATAAGATTGGGTTTATCAATATTCAGCGCGTAGTTCTTGAATCAGAAGCAGGGAAAAAAGCAAAGATTGATTTGGAGACTCTTGAAAAATCAAAAAAATCGATTCTTGATGAGAAACTTAAAGCAATGGGCAAGATTGAAGACGAGCTCAAAAAACAGTCTTCTGTGCTCTCAGCAGATGCAAAGAAGTCAAAAGAAGAAGAACTTGAAAGGATGAAAAGAGACATACAGAGACTGGTTGCTGATATAAGAGAAGAGCTTCAGAAAAAAGAAGCAGAACTTACTGAATCAATTCTCAAAGAAGCGGTCGAGATTATTGATGCTTTTGGCAAAGAGAATGACTACTCAATGATAGTCCGCAGTGAGGTAGTAATACACGCCAAAAAAGATATTGATCTTACAGATATAATTATCAATAAGCTGAATGAGTCAAAAGGCATGAAGTCTGAAACAAAAGAAAAAACAAAGTCAAAGTCAAAATCCAAGAAATAG
- the bamA gene encoding outer membrane protein assembly factor BamA → MVKKLIVIISVFTIIILAADISNIFAQGLPMVNSIEVRGLKRIEEGAVKAKITHKTGESLANEKTTNDIKNIYKMGYFDDVSVEVEPFEGGVKLIYLIREKPTIIKLDFQGNDEFEDAKLKEKITVTAGAIADTVLIQDNAEKLHSFYEEEGYWLAKVVPVIKRVNDDEVTLTYQIDEGPKIKIKDVVIEGNKEISKKEIKKAIKTTDWWIFSFITSSGYYKKAEMNSDVEKIKDLYYNKGFINIAVSEPKIELNKGKDRMVITITVSEGKQYKVASVNITGYKAYKEEELKPLIELKANDVFNRRILRQDINELTEAYSEKGYALASVSPEVLPDDSKLNVKITYKIEEGAVYNIGRIEISGNTKTIDKVIRREVRLDEGDKFNSKLLKRSYERITNLQYFETVDLVPKPKQEEKVLDVDIKVKERPTGSISVGGGYSSVDGAMGMFDVTQGNLFGRGQYIRLRSELGTRVTYYELAFRDPWFMDKPISFGASIYRTTRQYGQYDKKATGFDVSFGKDFSEYVKGSITYNFENADISNIDPDASELVKEQQGKKITSSITPGLVRDSRDNYLDPHKGSKNAFYVTYAGVGGDNYFVKVNLDSAWFFPIYDNTFSIRGRYGFGEGVNGKKLPLYERYYVGGIYTIRGLGFGEGGPKDSSGDPMGGKQQILFNTEFIYPLISELKLKGLVFFDSGMAYDSLKEAELRYTTGLGFRWISPVGPLRIEWGYNLKPKEGEGKSRFEFTIGSFF, encoded by the coding sequence ATGGTGAAAAAACTAATAGTTATCATATCTGTCTTCACAATTATTATTCTTGCAGCAGACATATCTAATATTTTTGCTCAAGGACTTCCAATGGTCAATTCAATAGAAGTCAGGGGACTAAAGCGGATTGAAGAGGGCGCTGTTAAGGCAAAGATAACCCACAAAACAGGCGAGAGTCTGGCAAATGAAAAAACTACAAATGATATAAAGAACATTTACAAAATGGGTTATTTTGATGATGTGAGCGTGGAGGTAGAACCTTTTGAAGGCGGTGTCAAACTTATTTATCTTATCAGGGAAAAACCCACAATTATAAAGCTGGACTTCCAGGGCAACGATGAATTCGAAGACGCGAAATTAAAGGAGAAGATTACTGTAACAGCAGGGGCAATCGCTGATACTGTTCTGATACAGGATAATGCAGAGAAACTGCATTCATTTTATGAAGAAGAGGGATATTGGCTTGCAAAGGTGGTTCCTGTAATAAAAAGAGTTAATGATGACGAAGTGACCTTAACATACCAGATAGATGAAGGTCCAAAGATAAAGATAAAAGATGTTGTTATTGAAGGTAACAAGGAAATATCAAAAAAAGAGATAAAAAAGGCTATAAAGACGACGGACTGGTGGATATTCTCTTTTATCACATCTTCTGGTTACTACAAAAAGGCTGAGATGAATTCAGATGTTGAAAAGATAAAAGACCTCTATTACAACAAGGGTTTTATAAATATCGCAGTTTCAGAGCCTAAGATAGAGCTTAATAAAGGCAAAGACAGGATGGTAATTACCATAACAGTCTCTGAAGGCAAACAGTATAAAGTGGCTTCTGTAAATATAACGGGTTACAAGGCGTATAAGGAAGAAGAGTTAAAGCCTCTTATTGAACTTAAAGCCAATGATGTGTTCAACAGAAGAATTTTAAGACAGGATATTAATGAACTCACAGAAGCCTATTCAGAAAAGGGATATGCACTTGCGAGTGTTTCTCCCGAGGTTTTACCTGATGATTCCAAACTTAATGTAAAGATCACTTATAAAATTGAAGAAGGCGCTGTATACAACATAGGCAGGATAGAGATATCAGGAAACACAAAGACTATAGATAAGGTTATAAGAAGAGAGGTTCGTCTTGATGAAGGAGATAAATTTAACAGCAAGCTTTTGAAGAGAAGCTATGAAAGAATAACAAATCTTCAATATTTCGAGACTGTTGATCTGGTTCCTAAGCCGAAACAAGAGGAAAAGGTCTTGGACGTTGATATCAAGGTTAAGGAAAGACCCACAGGATCAATAAGCGTAGGCGGCGGTTACAGCTCGGTTGACGGAGCGATGGGGATGTTTGATGTCACACAGGGGAACTTATTTGGCAGAGGACAGTACATTAGATTAAGAAGTGAGCTTGGCACCAGAGTTACATATTATGAACTTGCTTTCAGAGATCCATGGTTTATGGACAAGCCTATATCATTTGGCGCCAGCATATATAGGACTACCCGTCAATACGGCCAATATGACAAAAAGGCTACAGGTTTTGATGTGTCTTTTGGAAAGGATTTTTCAGAATATGTGAAGGGCAGCATTACGTATAATTTTGAAAATGCAGATATATCGAACATTGATCCAGATGCCTCGGAACTTGTAAAAGAACAACAAGGGAAAAAAATAACAAGCAGTATAACTCCCGGGCTTGTAAGGGATTCCAGAGACAATTATCTTGATCCGCACAAGGGCTCGAAGAATGCTTTTTACGTTACTTATGCAGGAGTAGGCGGTGATAATTATTTTGTAAAAGTTAATCTTGATTCAGCATGGTTTTTCCCGATTTACGACAATACATTTTCAATAAGAGGCCGTTACGGGTTTGGAGAAGGAGTGAATGGGAAAAAGCTGCCTTTATATGAGAGATATTATGTAGGAGGAATTTATACGATCAGAGGCCTTGGTTTTGGTGAAGGAGGGCCGAAGGACAGCAGTGGAGACCCAATGGGAGGAAAGCAGCAGATACTTTTTAATACAGAATTTATTTATCCGCTGATCAGCGAATTAAAATTGAAAGGACTTGTTTTCTTTGATAGTGGGATGGCATATGATTCTTTAAAGGAAGCTGAATTGAGATATACAACAGGTCTTGGTTTTAGATGGATATCACCTGTGGGCCCATTAAGAATTGAATGGGGATATAATCTAAAACCAAAAGAAGGGGAAGGCAAGAGCAGATTTGAGTTTACAATAGGATCATTCTTTTAA
- a CDS encoding RluA family pseudouridine synthase, giving the protein MAEIREINIKNQDSGKRIDIAAAETTGISRSKIQRLIKDKAVSVNSRPVVSNYRLQTGDIVSINIPEEKETTLVPEDLPIKIIHKDDYVVVCDKPPGMVVYPAPGHNSGTLMNAVLFHCKKLANIGCPLRPGVVHRLDKDTSGVMVIALNDRAYYSLAEQFKNRTIEKIYIALVYGNIKGEQGEINLSIGRSESDRKKMSTRARKWKEALTSWKVLERFGNAALVEATIKTGRTHQIRVHFASIGHPVLGDSTYGKKLEIDIPDKGKIVFSRQMLHAAILRFKHPFTSEILSFQSDIPEDMNSCIEKLRG; this is encoded by the coding sequence GTGGCAGAAATAAGGGAAATAAATATAAAAAATCAGGATTCAGGGAAAAGAATTGATATAGCAGCTGCTGAAACTACAGGTATAAGCCGTTCAAAAATTCAAAGACTGATAAAAGATAAAGCAGTATCAGTTAATTCAAGACCTGTTGTTTCGAATTACCGTCTGCAAACAGGAGATATTGTTTCTATTAATATACCTGAAGAAAAAGAAACAACCCTTGTTCCTGAAGATCTGCCGATAAAAATAATACATAAAGATGACTATGTCGTTGTATGCGACAAACCTCCTGGGATGGTTGTTTACCCTGCGCCAGGACATAATTCAGGAACACTCATGAATGCAGTTCTATTTCATTGCAAAAAACTTGCGAATATAGGATGTCCCTTAAGACCTGGAGTTGTTCACAGACTTGACAAGGACACATCTGGAGTAATGGTAATAGCCCTGAATGACAGAGCATATTACAGTCTTGCAGAACAGTTCAAAAACAGGACTATCGAAAAAATATATATAGCACTGGTTTATGGAAATATAAAAGGTGAACAGGGAGAGATAAATCTTAGCATTGGTCGGTCTGAATCCGACAGAAAAAAAATGTCAACCAGAGCAAGAAAATGGAAAGAGGCTTTAACTTCATGGAAAGTGCTTGAGAGATTCGGCAATGCAGCACTTGTTGAAGCGACGATTAAAACAGGCAGGACTCACCAGATCAGAGTTCATTTTGCATCAATAGGACATCCTGTGCTTGGAGACAGCACATATGGTAAAAAATTAGAGATAGACATACCAGATAAGGGGAAAATTGTTTTTTCGAGGCAGATGCTTCATGCAGCAATACTCCGATTTAAACATCCTTTTACTTCTGAAATTCTCAGCTTTCAAAGTGATATTCCTGAAGATATGAACAGTTGCATTGAAAAACTCAGAGGTTAA
- a CDS encoding roadblock/LC7 domain-containing protein, translating into MSFSEVLKEIVLRVDGAASAMIIGADGISVEEYTSEKLVNLEDLGAEASAMIKNISEAAETLGLGEAKEFSIISDRCGIIMRKINQDYYLALVIQPDGNYGKGRFIMRTTISKIESEF; encoded by the coding sequence ATGAGTTTTTCAGAAGTTCTTAAAGAGATAGTATTAAGGGTTGATGGCGCTGCTTCTGCCATGATAATAGGGGCAGACGGAATCTCTGTGGAAGAATATACATCAGAAAAACTGGTTAATCTCGAAGATCTAGGCGCTGAGGCATCTGCAATGATAAAAAACATAAGCGAAGCTGCTGAAACGCTGGGGTTGGGTGAGGCAAAAGAATTCTCAATAATCTCCGACAGATGCGGAATCATAATGAGAAAGATTAATCAGGACTACTATCTGGCGCTTGTAATACAGCCTGACGGCAATTACGGTAAGGGCAGATTTATCATGAGAACTACTATTTCAAAGATAGAGTCTGAGTTTTAA
- a CDS encoding tetratricopeptide repeat protein, translating to MANEDISKLKEKVDRDPNSRLFVPLADEYKKMGMLEEAIGTLLIGLDAQPNYMSARVALGKIYLEKNMMHEAREEFEKVILAIPDNLYAHKKLAETYRDLKQNRKAVEEYEKVLKLNPNDEDALPNIERLKNLSDEPEPEEKEEQIPQIVNTPPKPVFVQTHEEEEDSRELLPAEHTRYSMNEGDFEEFKKTFTEAKTEDADSLADITGNSLSLRDMGNIDGADKGTQNYLDVMEDTAESLTATIFEASKKAENSKDHIVVAASEKREKPVFDIKKIKIKEAESYIGKGDYLKAADVYNSILSEDPNNKFILQKLEELKMLLNMAQKKHEVSINKMETLAQGLRKRKDEFFRSS from the coding sequence ATGGCTAATGAAGACATATCCAAACTAAAAGAAAAAGTAGACAGAGATCCAAACTCCAGGCTTTTTGTTCCTCTTGCTGATGAATACAAAAAGATGGGAATGCTTGAGGAAGCTATTGGAACTCTTTTGATTGGGCTTGATGCCCAGCCGAATTATATGAGCGCTCGTGTAGCATTGGGCAAGATTTATTTAGAAAAAAATATGATGCATGAGGCGAGGGAGGAATTCGAGAAAGTCATTTTGGCCATTCCTGACAATCTCTATGCCCACAAAAAACTGGCTGAGACATACAGAGACCTGAAGCAGAATCGAAAGGCTGTAGAAGAATACGAAAAGGTTTTAAAACTTAACCCTAATGATGAGGATGCGCTTCCCAATATAGAGAGACTGAAAAACCTGTCTGATGAGCCTGAACCAGAAGAAAAGGAAGAGCAAATCCCGCAGATAGTAAATACGCCGCCAAAACCTGTTTTTGTACAGACACATGAAGAGGAAGAGGATAGCCGTGAATTGCTTCCGGCAGAACATACACGATATTCCATGAATGAGGGTGATTTCGAAGAATTCAAAAAAACCTTTACTGAGGCAAAGACTGAAGATGCGGATTCTCTTGCGGACATTACCGGAAACAGTTTGAGCCTCAGGGATATGGGAAATATAGACGGAGCTGATAAAGGGACGCAGAATTATTTGGATGTTATGGAGGATACGGCTGAATCACTTACAGCTACTATTTTTGAGGCATCAAAAAAAGCTGAGAATTCCAAGGATCATATTGTGGTGGCTGCTTCTGAGAAAAGAGAAAAACCAGTTTTTGACATAAAAAAAATAAAGATAAAAGAGGCAGAGTCTTATATCGGAAAGGGTGATTATCTAAAAGCAGCTGATGTTTATAATTCTATCTTGTCAGAAGATCCCAATAATAAATTTATTCTGCAAAAACTTGAAGAACTAAAGATGCTGCTTAATATGGCGCAAAAAAAACATGAGGTATCTATAAATAAAATGGAAACCCTGGCACAAGGGCTTAGAAAGAGGAAAGATGAGTTTTTCAGAAGTTCTTAA